The genomic stretch CTTTTAGTAAGCTTGCAGCTCTTTATCCATGTCTCACTATCTCAGGAAGTATTCCTATCTCTTCCCTACAAATTCTGGTAGACAGCCCCTACCTACAATACCCTAAGTCTGAAGTACAAACCAATTAAAATATGAGATTAGGTTTCAAATGCCAATTCCAACTGTGTAAGTTCATTATGTTGTATAGACTTTGGATCTGCCTAATTTGGCGTGTGatgttatttatttacatttttgtaatgaaaacattttaaaatatgagaaagggggaagaatATATTGAGTGATTCCTAATAATGAGTGAAACTTAGATATTCTAGCAAATGGATTCTTTTTAATGAACAttcccgcccccccaaaaaattgaCAGACTTACCATTTCAGCAGTGTTTGGATAGTCACAACAGCCTAAGATTGTGATGTGTGTCTGCAAAGAGAAAGTTATTTCCTTGTCATGGATTATCCTGGTAATTGGAGAAAATGCTTCAGAATCCTTTATTTGAGAGACACTTCTCAAAGTGCTGGACTTCTGTTTTGGATGTGTATTCACCAAGCAAACTGCTGCGGTTAGGAGTTTCTGTGTAGTTAAGACAGCAGTTGGCAGAGTGACAGCTTCTCATTTACTGAGTAGAAATGACTGGAATGGAGTCTCATTTTCTGTAGGGATAGAAGAGTGGGCCAGAAAGCATGTATTGTGAGTATTCCAATTGGAAGTTCCCTCATGGAGGAAGTGAGGAAATTTTTCATAAATTGTTGCAAACAATGTCATTCTCAGATGATATCCAAAATCATAACATAGTTCTACCATGTCTCTTAGTACAgctatttgttgtttgtttagacTTAAGTGCTAGAGGGAAAAATGCATGCAGTGTATTTCTAAACTAATTCATTAAAAATGATAACTATTATAAACAACTATGTGGTTAATACTGTTTGAGAATAAGTTCTGGAGTCAGACATTTCCAATAATACTTTGGTTTCCAAAAATCTTTGTGTCTCTGCAGAGACTTTTAAAACTTTGATGAGGAATGGGTGGGAACATGCTCAATATACAAGATACACacataggaaaacatttaatgaaaaggggggaagagatggctcagcaggtaagagcactgactgttcttctagagaacctgtattcaattcccagcatccacatggcacctcacaactgtccaGTCCCAGGATATCTGACACCCTCAAACAGGCatgcatataggcaaaacaccaatgtgcataaaaataaaagtaaatcattaaaatacttaaaaattgaAGCGAAAGggagaacacatcgaccccagatgctgtcggggaggccagtacaagactgatccagacccctgaacatggatgtcaataaggaggcctctgcactccagggagcctctggtggtggattagtatttttccctggtgcaagaagggactttgagagcccatcccacgtgaagggatgcactctggccctggacacatggggaagggcccaggcccagcacaggaagatttggtggactttgcagagcccccgttgagggccctaccctgcctggggagtggtgggtggatggggtgggggtaggctgggggtgggggaggagggatggggtgaggggagggagagggagaagggacttacatgtgaaacaagcttgttccctaactagatctaataaataaataatatatatatatatatatatatatatatatatcacccaTACAGAATGATATGGTTATCAAAGTGAACTTGTGTtctagataggtaggtaggtagatagatagatagatagatgatagatagatagatagatagatagatagatagatagatagataagaatGATACTGGGAATTGGATCTAGGaccttgggcatgctaggcaagtgctctaccatttaACTACATGCCCAGGCCCCAAGTTCTTTTTCCAGTACTGAGGTTTGAAGCTAAAGTTTTTAGCATGCAAGGCAAGAACTCAGCAACAAATTATATCTCCAGCCCTCAAGTTAACttgttaaatgttttattataataaataaacaaagctgTGTACCACAAAAATCAAATTCCTGAGGTGGAGGTTAATTTTTATTAGTAGTTTCCCTTTGCTAATAAAAATGACAACCTCTATCCACATTATATTTCTTAGATCTTTATACTTCAATTCTATACCAAATTCCCAAAGTGTATGCTTGTCAGAGAAACCAATtgcatctcaaaaaaaaaaaaaaaacagcattcaTCTCTATCAAGCTATCAGATCCACTCACCACTAGGGAGCTGGGACACTCGTGCTTAGGCCTAGTTAAGGCTTTGTTGTCAGTGCCTTCCTTACTGACATGTTTGACATCTGCAATTTTCATTGTCAGGACCTGTAGCAATTACACCAAGTTAAAGTTTCTGACTATAGAACAAACTCTGATTAATATGAAGTATGTGCTTGACCATTTTacttatcttcctgccttcatATAACTACTGTATATTTCTGTTCTGATACGctgaaaagattaaaataatgtattatatacatgtgtgatgGGAAAATGATCACCATGTAAGTAGTTATTTCAACTTTTGCCATTTCCCAGACAAAGAAATGGAGATCCCACACAAACTAAGTGGAAATTTGGAGCTAACACTGGAATGCCTGACATTGCACCTTTGAGGTTTCTGCCAGGTGGAAATACTCCTCAAATGCTTACCCACGAACAGCATAGCCCTATGCCCAGCTGTTCAAATGAATGGAGTGTTATAATTACATGACGTGACCACAAAAAAGTTACACATTAGCTTTAAACTGTTCTTAGGAAAAAAATAGTTCCTTCTGTTATCAGAGGTAGTAtaactggattgtttggtctTAAGAGCAATTAAATTGCAGTCACTGCTTTAACAGTGTTTATTTCCCCACCTTGGGAAAggccattttaaatttcattatgtaGTATTAGGTATATTTATTCAATAAGCTATTTCACAAACATTCCAGTTCCTTTATACAATAAATCAAGTAAATGGGGATTTTATGCAGAGAATGATATGTACTTTGTTAGCACAATCAAAATTAGTCCTTTTACACAAGGTAGGGAATCTCTGTCCAGGAATGATAAAAAAGGATTTCTGgagtaaaggagaaaaataaaaagtgaaatttgaCTGCTGTGCTgtctaaagaaacagaagatgaatttggtcatgacattttatcacatcaatagaaaccttaactaagaaaAGAGGTGATTACACTTAagtgtgggtataaggacaaatatttagaatgctggtttagtaaagtgatgATTGATTGTAGGTTCTCGTCCAGGATTTACGTGTTTACTAGCACTAGGCAGATGGCTAGGTTTCAGTGCCAcacatgatttccctcttgttgagtgtgtGTTAAGTATACTTAGCAAGCTGGTGAGTACTGTCAAGGTATGTGTGGCACTACCGGACCCTTGGGGTTactgtgccatgctggtcattgtggtCCATAGGTTGtaggggcccataaagatggctctgcttcatcttggctgGAGCTGGGTAGGACTGCCGGCCACTTTCTTCCTTATGAAGCTTTCACGGTGCCTTTTGGTAcaatgaaagctagtcctcagggaggaggcttttgGGTTAGAACCAGATTGGACCTGCTGGGCACTAAGCCTGAAGTGCATGGTGATTTCAGCAATAGAGAGATATCTTCCATGTTttggaggcaaccaagggcaacagcaatagcctacaATGTTTGGGGGAGACTTCTGGACAATCCTGATCAATAACTCATAAGAGGGACTCTCATGCCTGGTTTTGGGGTCTTTGTTAGGTAGTCTGTGGTTCTTGTGGGGGAAGCATTGCCAGCCCAgatgagaaatttttatttaaactatatgTGTATATTTCCACACAGAATTATTTgtactgtgtttattttttggtaGACAGTCCACaatatgattccttatgactttttcaaGCATCCTATTATTTTACCCTTCTCCCAATTTCTATTTAtcttacccccccccccgccgaTTCTAATTAGATGCtctatttttccatttccccCCTCAGATCATTTGCATTCTGTTAATTCCCCCATCTCTTGCTCCCCCAGCCCCCACTCCAGCAATTGTCccatttttactttcctggtttctgcagtcACTCCACATtatatactcacatctgaagatttggagctaggaacctCAGATGAGAGAAACATGAGACATTTATCTTTTTGGGTCTCAGTTACCTCACTATTTAATATgaccttttctagttccatccatttacctgcaaattcattatttcctttttctttaaagctGAATAGCAGCTGATGAAAAGGCAGAGttgggagcccagtcccaactgatatatctgtgtgtggatggtggtggtgggagggcaTAAGGCCTCAAccccagacaaagaactacagctaaataaaaaacactgagagggagaaaaataatctttcttggggaagagcacaccaagGGATTATTATATACCAAACAGTCATCCCTTAAGACATATATGTATAAGTACCATTATACAGACTAAGCATGTTGTATTTAGGGATATATGCatatgccatgaatttgaaagagagcaaaggggGTTACACAACagtgtttggagggagaaaatggaagaggaaaataatgtaattataatatcataaaataaaaatatttaacaaaaataatcagATTTGATTTCAAGTTTAAACTCTATTGTTTGCTTGAAGTAATGTAACAAATTTCTgaatttcagtttcttcatttgaagAGAGCTAAAGCTTGTACTGCTTACTTTTTAgattatagaatatatatttgttttaggTGAAAAATCATACCATAAGTGTTATTAGCAATATCCCAAAAATGTTCAGATAATGAACCTAAAACTGTTTTAAGCAGTTAGCATTTATTTAATGGTATTAAACATACTAGAACATACTCATCACATGTTAAGCATGCAAAAATTGTCAAATTTCAATAACAGTGCTGAAACATTTGCAAAAATACAATGCACAGCAATCTTTATACAGAAAGCACTGTAAGACACACTCCGTTTACTTAAGGGATATGAAGTGAGTTATTATTTATAGCGTAAAGAGGCATTCACTATTCAAATGAACTTATTTGCTGGCAAGAAAGACAAGCATTAAGATTTctgaaatgggagaaaaatcttGTTCTCATTCGTATTTACGTATTTTCTATGTCAGACTTCTAAGAAGCAGATCATAATTTTCCTACTAATCAAACACATCCTAGAAGATAGAAGCAAACAGCATTCAGTGTGAACCTACAAGGAATGTCAGGAATAAAAGGAGTTATTATGACAGCACCCACACACCGAATTTTTAAATTCTCTCCAAACACATTTTATATTACACACAATAACAtagtaaatatgataaaaatcctTATTGTGCAATTGTCCGATAATATTCTACTCTGGTGAACTTCTTTTAACTGGAGTAATCTGGCAGTCCTTCCCTCCAATTATGCAATTTGATGTCAATTCTTACAGAAAAGGAAGCATAACAACCACTGTCACAATAAGAAGATCCACGAATGCAGTCTCTATGTTAGGTAAATGGAAGCATGAGCATGTGGAGTTCAGCCAGTCCCAGACACGtcttaaaatacagaaacaaaacacaaaagaagtcAGCAAGACATAAGGGAATAGATGAAAGAAATATGATTCCTTAAGTACACAGATGTCCCTAATTCAGacgcagggagagagagagagagttcttcaGAAAGCCTTGGCTACTTCATATGAATCTGGAAACGGGACAGACACGCGTCCGGATCCAGTCACAAGAGGCAGAATGCCAGCAATCGGTACAACTTGCCAGGACAGAGTCAAAGTGACATTCCGGTTTCCCTTGAGACCGTGTCCGTCgtcaaagaaaaaatacttgCTTTTGACATCTTTCAGATCCAGCTTGGGGTTCTCGCCTCGCAGAAGGATCTTGTCCCAGAGGACCACCTGGTTCACGGCGTTGCTTTTGGTGGTGTATTCTGCAGAGAGGTAAAGGAAGAGCTGCTTGACGTTCCAGTCGAAAGTCTTCTCCAAGTCGGCATAGATGTGGAACGTGATGAAGCCCAGGTCGCTTTTTGTTCGGGGTCCAGTGAAGTCCTCCACTTTTTtgagcaggatcctggagacgTGCAGGCGCACTGGCGCGCTTCTGTCTTTGAAGGCGGTGGTGAGGATGCAGCCCAAGGTGACTGCCGCCATGACGCTCAGCGTGAAGGCGAACAGCGAGTTTGCCCGCGACAGCAGGGTGTTCATCTTTGGCATCAATCGGCGGCTCCCTCCACGCGGCTTCCACCGGCGCTCGCTCTCCTGGTGGCTGGCTCGCTCGCTCGGGCTCGCTCTCTGGGCACGGCGTGCAGTCTGCTCgcgttccctctgccttctggctCGCGCGGAATGCTGGGCGCGCGCGCACGCGTCCCTAGAGCGCGCACCGCCCACGatgcctttcctttttttccaagtCACTGGTTAACCCTACAACCACTGTCTGCTGCTAGTCTGAGGTGCTTGGAGCATCTGATAGAAAACAGCAGCCCCTGTGGCTGCCTGGCTCAATAAGCCCGGGCGGGCGCACgaggcggggtggggtgggggtggggtggggtgcttgagTTACCTCATCCCCCCACACCCAGACACACTCACTGAAGGTCCCATCTGGCGCCCAAAGCCCGGTCCAGAGAACCCCCTCCCTATGCACACTGCTGCATCATGGCTTCCATGCATCCTAGTCCCTCCCCTGGCCTTCTGCAACAGGCTCCTGATCCCGGtactcctccctcccccagcccatCCTGCCTCTCTGCACTCCATTCTCTGCACACAGACCAGCCATCACCTACAGGTCATCTCACACCCAACACCCACAGCCCCCCCCACTGGGATCCTCCACACTCAAAGGACAGTCACAGTGTCACACATGTGGCCCAGAGTCTGCTGCATCTGCCTTTTCCACCTCAGCCCCCATCAGCCTGTGTTGTCTGCCAGGCTCCAGCCACTGGACTTGCCCTCGGCTCCTGGGTCAATTGGAGCACATACAGTGTAAGCACACCAAGACATGATCTGTCCCTGCCTGCTGTCTTATCATTCAGGACTGGGTTTTAAAGCCTTTCCAGGAAAGGCCTTCACTGACAACTCTTCGTGTAATAATCCCTGTCCCCTGATTTCCTACCCTAATTACTATTCTCTTAATTGTAAATAACTGTACAAAATTGCCCTTCCAACCATCTTATCTTCTTACCCCCAGTTCTCCAATCATTAATGACATTTCAGTGACCCTGTctattctgttctttttctttttcccagtacTTAACTCAGAGGCATGTGTATAAATCTGAGTAAGTATTACTTAATTGAAGGAAATACTAGTTAACACATCATAACAGAAGAAGCAGATACAAGTGAGTACCCATAAAATCACATGTGCAAGATTTCAAACTATTAGAAGAGCTAGTAGAAAACCCACATTGCTTTTCAATGAACCTAGATGGATATCAGAATGAACTGGAGAAACTATTGAAATAAGAAAGACTTCCTGTTCCTGGTTTGGTTTAGTAattttgggggtgagggtggCACACGAAATATCTTGCAG from Cricetulus griseus strain 17A/GY chromosome X, alternate assembly CriGri-PICRH-1.0, whole genome shotgun sequence encodes the following:
- the LOC100766720 gene encoding signal peptidase complex subunit 3 produces the protein MPKMNTLLSRANSLFAFTLSVMAAVTLGCILTTAFKDRSAPVRLHVSRILLKKVEDFTGPRTKSDLGFITFHIYADLEKTFDWNVKQLFLYLSAEYTTKSNAVNQVVLWDKILLRGENPKLDLKDVKSKYFFFDDGHGLKGNRNVTLTLSWQVVPIAGILPLVTGSGRVSVPFPDSYEVAKAF